Proteins co-encoded in one Cricetulus griseus strain 17A/GY chromosome 1 unlocalized genomic scaffold, alternate assembly CriGri-PICRH-1.0 chr1_1, whole genome shotgun sequence genomic window:
- the LOC100769471 gene encoding TSC22 domain family protein 1 isoform X3 codes for MHQPPDSAAAAAAAADISARKMAHPAVFPRRGSGGGSASALNAAGTGVSSAAPSSEDFPPPSLLQPPPPAASSSQGPQPPPPQSLNLLSQAQLQGQPLAPGGTQMKKKSGFQITSVTPAQISASISSNNSIAEDTESYDDLDESHTEDLSSSEILDVSLSRATDLGEPERSSSEETLNNFQEAETPGAVSPNQPHLPQSHLPHLPQQNVVINGNAHPHHLHHHHHIHHGHHLHHGHHHSSHAAVASSSIPGGPPSSPVSRKLCTTGSSDGGVPVAPTSAVSSSGLPASVMTNIRAPSTTGSIGINSVTAGTNATSNVNIAAVGSFSPNVTSSVHGNANISTSNIPNAASVSVGPGVASAVNVNVLSGMGNGTVSSSPVANSVLNAAAGITVGVVSSQQQQQQPTVNTSRFRVVKLDSTSEPFKKGRWTCTEFYEKENALPATEGLAINKVVETVKQTPTEVSSERESTSGSSVSSSVSTLSHYTESVGSGEMGAPAVVVQQQPQPPPPPPPGLQGVALQQIDFSSPGPQSIAAVSIPQSISQSQMSQVQLQPQELSFQQKPGLQPVPLQATMSAAAGIQPASVNVVGVTSAVGQQPSISSLAQPQLPYSQTSPPVQTPLPGAPPQQLQYGQQQPVVSTQIAAGHGQSMTQNPTAEYVQQQPILQVAMSSGQSSSAGAAAGTSGIPVAQPQGIQLPVQPTAVQAQPAGASGQPIGQAQTAVSAVPAGSQIANIGQQANMPTAVQQPSTQVTPSVIQQGAPPSSQVVLPAAAGIIHQGVQTSASSLPQQLVIAPQSTLLTVPPQPQGVETVVQGVVSQQLPAGSPLPSASSVSVTNQVSSAGPAGMPSAPPNLVPPQNIAQPPATQNGSLVQSVSQSPLIATNINLPLAQQIPLSSTQFSTQSLAQAIGSQIEDPRRPAEPSLVGLPQTISGDGGGMSAVSDGSSSSLAASASLFPLKVLPLTTPLVDGEDERGARSDPRATDTRPRRAFDARVHFLH; via the coding sequence ATGCACCAGCCGCCGGACTCCGCTGCCGCGGCGGCCGCCGCTGCAGACATTAGTGCTAGGAAGATGGCGCACCCGGCAGTGTTCCCTCGAAGGGGCAGCGGTGGTGGCAGCGCCTCTGCTCTCAATGCAGCAGGTACCGGCGTCAGTAGTGCTGCTCCATCTTCTGAGGATTTTCCTCCTCCTTCGCTGCTCCAGCCGCCGCCTCCTGCTGCATCTTCCTCGCAGGGACCACAGCCTCCGCCTCCACAAAGCCTGAACCTCCTCTCGCAGGCTCAGCTGCAGGGACAGCCTCTTGCGCCGGGCGGAACtcagatgaaaaagaaaagtggcTTCCAGATAACTAGCGTTACTCCGGCCCAGATCTCTGCCAGCATCAGCTCTAACAACAGCATCGCAGAGGACACGGAGAGCTATGACGATCTGGATGAGTCTCACACAGAAGACCTATCTTCTTCCGAGATCCTTGATGTGTCACTTTCCAGGGCCACTGACTTGGGTGAGCCTGAACGCAGCTCCTCAGAAGAGACTCTGAATAACTTCCAGGAAGCTGAGACACCCGGGGCAGTCTCTCCTAACCAGCCCCACCTTCCTCAGTCTCATTTGCCTCACCTCCCACAACAAAACGTTGTGATCAATGGGAATGCTCATCCACACCAcctccatcaccaccatcacatTCATCATGGGCACCACCTTCACCATGGACACCACCATTCATCCCATGCTGCTGTGGCCAGTTCGTCCATCCCTGGAGGGCCACCCTCGAGCCCAGTGTCCAGAAAACTCTGTACCACTGGAAGTTCTGATGGTGGTGTGCCAGTTGCACCTACTTCTGCTGTATCATCGAGTGGCTTGCCCGCATCTGTGATGACTAACATCCGGGCTCCAAGTACTACAGGCAGCATAGGTATAAATTCGGTTACTGCTGGCACAAATGCAACGAGTAATGTTAACATTGCTGCTGTGGGTAGTTTCAGTCCTAATGTGACGAGCAGCGTGCATGGCAATGCTAATATAAGTACAAGCAATATTCCTAATGCTGCTAGTGTAAGTGTTGGGCCTGGAGTTGCCAGTGCTGTTAATGTGAATGTCTTGAGTGGCATGGGCAATGGTACtgtgtcttcctctcctgttgCTAACAGTGTCCTTAATGCAGCTGCAGGTATCACTGTGGGAGTGGTTTCAagtcagcagcagcaacagcaaccgACAGTTAACACGTCAAGGTTCAGAGTTGTGAAGTTAGACTCTACCTCTGAGCCCTTTAAAAAAGGTAGATGGACTTGCACTGAGttctatgaaaaagaaaatgccctgccGGCTACAGAAGGCTTGGCGATTAATAAAGTGGTGGAGACTGTGAAACAAACCCCCACGGAAGTGTCTTCGGAGAGGGAGAGCACCAGCGGGAGTTCAGTGAGCAGTAGTGTCAGCACACTGAGTCACTACACAGAGAGTGTGGGAAGCGGAGAGATGGGAGCCCCTGCTGTGGTGGTGCAGCAGCAGccgcagccaccaccaccaccaccaccaggtctTCAAGGTGTGGCCCTCCAGCAGATAGATTTCAGTAGCCCTGGTCCACAGAGTATTGCAGCAGTTAGTATACCACAGAGTATTTCTCAGTCACAGATGTCACAAGTACAATTACAGCCTCAAGAGTTGAGCTTTCAGCAGAAGCCAGGTCTTCAGCCTGTACCTCTGCAAGCCACTATGAGTGCAGCCGCCGGTATCCAGCCTGCCTCCGTCAATGTGGTTGGTGTAACGTCAGCTGTAGGTCAACAGCCTTCCATTTCCAGTTTGGCTCAACCCCAACTGCCGTATTCTCAGACAAGTCCTCCAGTGCAAACTCCTCTTCCAGGGGCACCACCCCAACAGTTACAGTATGGGCAGCAGCAACCAGTGGTTTCTACACAGATAGCTGCAGGCCATGGCCAGTCAATGACTCAAAATCCTACTGCAGAGTATGTACAGCAGCAGCCAATTCTTCAGGTGGCGATGTCCTCTGGACAGTCCAGttctgcaggagcagcagcaggaacGTCAGGGATTCCTGTGGCTCAGCCACAGGGGATCCAACTGCCAGTGCAGCCCACAGCAGTACAAGCACAACCTGCAGGGGCATCTGGGCAGCCCATTGGCCAGGCTCAAACAGCAGTGTCTGCTGTACCAGCTGGCAGTCAAATTGCAAATATTGGTCAACAAGCAAACATGCCTACTGCAGTCCAGCAGCCATCTACCCAAGTTACACCTTCAGTTATCCAGCAAGGTGCTCCTCCATCTTCACAAGTAGTTCTACCTGCTGCAGCTGGCATTATTCATCAGGGAGTTCAAACTAGTGCTTCAAGCCTTCCTCAACAACTGGTTATCGCACCCCAGAGTACCTTGTTAACTGTGCCTCCCCAGCCGCAGGGAGTAGAAACAGTGGTTCAAGGAGTTGTTTCCCAGCAGTTGCCCGCAGGTAGTCCTTTGCCCTCTGCTAGTAGTGTTTCTGTTACAAATCAGGTTAGTTCAGCTGGTCCTGCTGGAATGCCTTCTGCCCCACCAAACTTAGTTCCACCACAGAATATAGCACAACCCCCGGCTACCCAAAATGGCAGTTTGGTTCAGAGTGTTAGTCAATCTCCCTTGATAGCCACTAACATAAATTTGCCTTTGGCACAGCAGATACCACTAAGTTCTACTCAGTTCTCTACACAATCATTAGCTCAGGCAATTGGAAGCCAAATCGAAGATCCCAGGCGCCCAGCGGAGCCCTCCTTAGTCGGCTTACCTCAGACTATCAGTGGTGACGGTGGGGGAATGTCAGCAGTTTCAGATGGGAGTAGCAGCAGCCTAGcagcctctgcttctctcttcccGTTGAAGGTGCTACCGCTGACAACACCCCTGGTGGATGGCGAGGACGAGAG
- the LOC100769471 gene encoding TSC22 domain family protein 1 isoform X4 — protein sequence MHQPPDSAAAAAAAADISARKMAHPAVFPRRGSGGGSASALNAAGTGVSSAAPSSEDFPPPSLLQPPPPAASSSQGPQPPPPQSLNLLSQAQLQGQPLAPGGTQMKKKSGFQITSVTPAQISASISSNNSIAEDTESYDDLDESHTEDLSSSEILDVSLSRATDLGEPERSSSEETLNNFQEAETPGAVSPNQPHLPQSHLPHLPQQNVVINGNAHPHHLHHHHHIHHGHHLHHGHHHSSHAAVASSSIPGGPPSSPVSRKLCTTGSSDGGVPVAPTSAVSSSGLPASVMTNIRAPSTTGSIGINSVTAGTNATSNVNIAAVGSFSPNVTSSVHGNANISTSNIPNAASVSVGPGVASAVNVNVLSGMGNGTVSSSPVANSVLNAAAGITVGVVSSQQQQQQPTVNTSRFRVVKLDSTSEPFKKGRWTCTEFYEKENALPATEGLAINKVVETVKQTPTEVSSERESTSGSSVSSSVSTLSHYTESVGSGEMGAPAVVVQQQPQPPPPPPPGLQGVALQQIDFSSPGPQSIAAVSIPQSISQSQMSQVQLQPQELSFQQKPGLQPVPLQATMSAAAGIQPASVNVVGVTSAVGQQPSISSLAQPQLPYSQTSPPVQTPLPGAPPQQLQYGQQQPVVSTQIAAGHGQSMTQNPTAEYVQQQPILQVAMSSGQSSSAGAAAGTSGIPVAQPQGIQLPVQPTAVQAQPAGASGQPIGQAQTAVSAVPAGSQIANIGQQANMPTAVQQPSTQVTPSVIQQGAPPSSQVVLPAAAGIIHQGVQTSASSLPQQLVIAPQSTLLTVPPQPQGVETVVQGVVSQQLPAGSPLPSASSVSVTNQVSSAGPAGMPSAPPNLVPPQNIAQPPATQNGSLVQSVSQSPLIATNINLPLAQQIPLSSTQFSTQSLAQAIGSQIEDPRRPAEPSLVGLPQTISGDGGGMSAVSDGSSSSLAASASLFPLKVLPLTTPLVDGEDESSISVLLSYQRCKE from the coding sequence ATGCACCAGCCGCCGGACTCCGCTGCCGCGGCGGCCGCCGCTGCAGACATTAGTGCTAGGAAGATGGCGCACCCGGCAGTGTTCCCTCGAAGGGGCAGCGGTGGTGGCAGCGCCTCTGCTCTCAATGCAGCAGGTACCGGCGTCAGTAGTGCTGCTCCATCTTCTGAGGATTTTCCTCCTCCTTCGCTGCTCCAGCCGCCGCCTCCTGCTGCATCTTCCTCGCAGGGACCACAGCCTCCGCCTCCACAAAGCCTGAACCTCCTCTCGCAGGCTCAGCTGCAGGGACAGCCTCTTGCGCCGGGCGGAACtcagatgaaaaagaaaagtggcTTCCAGATAACTAGCGTTACTCCGGCCCAGATCTCTGCCAGCATCAGCTCTAACAACAGCATCGCAGAGGACACGGAGAGCTATGACGATCTGGATGAGTCTCACACAGAAGACCTATCTTCTTCCGAGATCCTTGATGTGTCACTTTCCAGGGCCACTGACTTGGGTGAGCCTGAACGCAGCTCCTCAGAAGAGACTCTGAATAACTTCCAGGAAGCTGAGACACCCGGGGCAGTCTCTCCTAACCAGCCCCACCTTCCTCAGTCTCATTTGCCTCACCTCCCACAACAAAACGTTGTGATCAATGGGAATGCTCATCCACACCAcctccatcaccaccatcacatTCATCATGGGCACCACCTTCACCATGGACACCACCATTCATCCCATGCTGCTGTGGCCAGTTCGTCCATCCCTGGAGGGCCACCCTCGAGCCCAGTGTCCAGAAAACTCTGTACCACTGGAAGTTCTGATGGTGGTGTGCCAGTTGCACCTACTTCTGCTGTATCATCGAGTGGCTTGCCCGCATCTGTGATGACTAACATCCGGGCTCCAAGTACTACAGGCAGCATAGGTATAAATTCGGTTACTGCTGGCACAAATGCAACGAGTAATGTTAACATTGCTGCTGTGGGTAGTTTCAGTCCTAATGTGACGAGCAGCGTGCATGGCAATGCTAATATAAGTACAAGCAATATTCCTAATGCTGCTAGTGTAAGTGTTGGGCCTGGAGTTGCCAGTGCTGTTAATGTGAATGTCTTGAGTGGCATGGGCAATGGTACtgtgtcttcctctcctgttgCTAACAGTGTCCTTAATGCAGCTGCAGGTATCACTGTGGGAGTGGTTTCAagtcagcagcagcaacagcaaccgACAGTTAACACGTCAAGGTTCAGAGTTGTGAAGTTAGACTCTACCTCTGAGCCCTTTAAAAAAGGTAGATGGACTTGCACTGAGttctatgaaaaagaaaatgccctgccGGCTACAGAAGGCTTGGCGATTAATAAAGTGGTGGAGACTGTGAAACAAACCCCCACGGAAGTGTCTTCGGAGAGGGAGAGCACCAGCGGGAGTTCAGTGAGCAGTAGTGTCAGCACACTGAGTCACTACACAGAGAGTGTGGGAAGCGGAGAGATGGGAGCCCCTGCTGTGGTGGTGCAGCAGCAGccgcagccaccaccaccaccaccaccaggtctTCAAGGTGTGGCCCTCCAGCAGATAGATTTCAGTAGCCCTGGTCCACAGAGTATTGCAGCAGTTAGTATACCACAGAGTATTTCTCAGTCACAGATGTCACAAGTACAATTACAGCCTCAAGAGTTGAGCTTTCAGCAGAAGCCAGGTCTTCAGCCTGTACCTCTGCAAGCCACTATGAGTGCAGCCGCCGGTATCCAGCCTGCCTCCGTCAATGTGGTTGGTGTAACGTCAGCTGTAGGTCAACAGCCTTCCATTTCCAGTTTGGCTCAACCCCAACTGCCGTATTCTCAGACAAGTCCTCCAGTGCAAACTCCTCTTCCAGGGGCACCACCCCAACAGTTACAGTATGGGCAGCAGCAACCAGTGGTTTCTACACAGATAGCTGCAGGCCATGGCCAGTCAATGACTCAAAATCCTACTGCAGAGTATGTACAGCAGCAGCCAATTCTTCAGGTGGCGATGTCCTCTGGACAGTCCAGttctgcaggagcagcagcaggaacGTCAGGGATTCCTGTGGCTCAGCCACAGGGGATCCAACTGCCAGTGCAGCCCACAGCAGTACAAGCACAACCTGCAGGGGCATCTGGGCAGCCCATTGGCCAGGCTCAAACAGCAGTGTCTGCTGTACCAGCTGGCAGTCAAATTGCAAATATTGGTCAACAAGCAAACATGCCTACTGCAGTCCAGCAGCCATCTACCCAAGTTACACCTTCAGTTATCCAGCAAGGTGCTCCTCCATCTTCACAAGTAGTTCTACCTGCTGCAGCTGGCATTATTCATCAGGGAGTTCAAACTAGTGCTTCAAGCCTTCCTCAACAACTGGTTATCGCACCCCAGAGTACCTTGTTAACTGTGCCTCCCCAGCCGCAGGGAGTAGAAACAGTGGTTCAAGGAGTTGTTTCCCAGCAGTTGCCCGCAGGTAGTCCTTTGCCCTCTGCTAGTAGTGTTTCTGTTACAAATCAGGTTAGTTCAGCTGGTCCTGCTGGAATGCCTTCTGCCCCACCAAACTTAGTTCCACCACAGAATATAGCACAACCCCCGGCTACCCAAAATGGCAGTTTGGTTCAGAGTGTTAGTCAATCTCCCTTGATAGCCACTAACATAAATTTGCCTTTGGCACAGCAGATACCACTAAGTTCTACTCAGTTCTCTACACAATCATTAGCTCAGGCAATTGGAAGCCAAATCGAAGATCCCAGGCGCCCAGCGGAGCCCTCCTTAGTCGGCTTACCTCAGACTATCAGTGGTGACGGTGGGGGAATGTCAGCAGTTTCAGATGGGAGTAGCAGCAGCCTAGcagcctctgcttctctcttcccGTTGAAGGTGCTACCGCTGACAACACCCCTGGTGGATGGCGAGGACGAGAG
- the LOC100769471 gene encoding TSC22 domain family protein 1 isoform X2, with protein sequence MHQPPDSAAAAAAAADISARKMAHPAVFPRRGSGGGSASALNAAGTGVSSAAPSSEDFPPPSLLQPPPPAASSSQGPQPPPPQSLNLLSQAQLQGQPLAPGGTQMKKKSGFQITSVTPAQISASISSNNSIAEDTESYDDLDESHTEDLSSSEILDVSLSRATDLGEPERSSSEETLNNFQEAETPGAVSPNQPHLPQSHLPHLPQQNVVINGNAHPHHLHHHHHIHHGHHLHHGHHHSSHAAVASSSIPGGPPSSPVSRKLCTTGSSDGGVPVAPTSAVSSSGLPASVMTNIRAPSTTGSIGINSVTAGTNATSNVNIAAVGSFSPNVTSSVHGNANISTSNIPNAASVSVGPGVASAVNVNVLSGMGNGTVSSSPVANSVLNAAAGITVGVVSSQQQQQQPTVNTSRFRVVKLDSTSEPFKKGRWTCTEFYEKENALPATEGLAINKVVETVKQTPTEVSSERESTSGSSVSSSVSTLSHYTESVGSGEMGAPAVVVQQQPQPPPPPPPGLQGVALQQIDFSSPGPQSIAAVSIPQSISQSQMSQVQLQPQELSFQQKPGLQPVPLQATMSAAAGIQPASVNVVGVTSAVGQQPSISSLAQPQLPYSQTSPPVQTPLPGAPPQQLQYGQQQPVVSTQIAAGHGQSMTQNPTAEYVQQQPILQVAMSSGQSSSAGAAAGTSGIPVAQPQGIQLPVQPTAVQAQPAGASGQPIGQAQTAVSAVPAGSQIANIGQQANMPTAVQQPSTQVTPSVIQQGAPPSSQVVLPAAAGIIHQGVQTSASSLPQQLVIAPQSTLLTVPPQPQGVETVVQGVVSQQLPAGSPLPSASSVSVTNQVSSAGPAGMPSAPPNLVPPQNIAQPPATQNGSLVQSVSQSPLIATNINLPLAQQIPLSSTQFSTQSLAQAIGSQIEDPRRPAEPSLVGLPQTISGDGGGMSAVSDGSSSSLAASASLFPLKVLPLTTPLVDGEDESSGASVVAIDNKIEQAMDLVKSHLMYAVREEVEVLKEQIKELIEKNSQLEQENNLLKTLASPEQLAQFQAQLQTGSPPATTQPQGTTQPPAQPASQGSGSTA encoded by the coding sequence ATGCACCAGCCGCCGGACTCCGCTGCCGCGGCGGCCGCCGCTGCAGACATTAGTGCTAGGAAGATGGCGCACCCGGCAGTGTTCCCTCGAAGGGGCAGCGGTGGTGGCAGCGCCTCTGCTCTCAATGCAGCAGGTACCGGCGTCAGTAGTGCTGCTCCATCTTCTGAGGATTTTCCTCCTCCTTCGCTGCTCCAGCCGCCGCCTCCTGCTGCATCTTCCTCGCAGGGACCACAGCCTCCGCCTCCACAAAGCCTGAACCTCCTCTCGCAGGCTCAGCTGCAGGGACAGCCTCTTGCGCCGGGCGGAACtcagatgaaaaagaaaagtggcTTCCAGATAACTAGCGTTACTCCGGCCCAGATCTCTGCCAGCATCAGCTCTAACAACAGCATCGCAGAGGACACGGAGAGCTATGACGATCTGGATGAGTCTCACACAGAAGACCTATCTTCTTCCGAGATCCTTGATGTGTCACTTTCCAGGGCCACTGACTTGGGTGAGCCTGAACGCAGCTCCTCAGAAGAGACTCTGAATAACTTCCAGGAAGCTGAGACACCCGGGGCAGTCTCTCCTAACCAGCCCCACCTTCCTCAGTCTCATTTGCCTCACCTCCCACAACAAAACGTTGTGATCAATGGGAATGCTCATCCACACCAcctccatcaccaccatcacatTCATCATGGGCACCACCTTCACCATGGACACCACCATTCATCCCATGCTGCTGTGGCCAGTTCGTCCATCCCTGGAGGGCCACCCTCGAGCCCAGTGTCCAGAAAACTCTGTACCACTGGAAGTTCTGATGGTGGTGTGCCAGTTGCACCTACTTCTGCTGTATCATCGAGTGGCTTGCCCGCATCTGTGATGACTAACATCCGGGCTCCAAGTACTACAGGCAGCATAGGTATAAATTCGGTTACTGCTGGCACAAATGCAACGAGTAATGTTAACATTGCTGCTGTGGGTAGTTTCAGTCCTAATGTGACGAGCAGCGTGCATGGCAATGCTAATATAAGTACAAGCAATATTCCTAATGCTGCTAGTGTAAGTGTTGGGCCTGGAGTTGCCAGTGCTGTTAATGTGAATGTCTTGAGTGGCATGGGCAATGGTACtgtgtcttcctctcctgttgCTAACAGTGTCCTTAATGCAGCTGCAGGTATCACTGTGGGAGTGGTTTCAagtcagcagcagcaacagcaaccgACAGTTAACACGTCAAGGTTCAGAGTTGTGAAGTTAGACTCTACCTCTGAGCCCTTTAAAAAAGGTAGATGGACTTGCACTGAGttctatgaaaaagaaaatgccctgccGGCTACAGAAGGCTTGGCGATTAATAAAGTGGTGGAGACTGTGAAACAAACCCCCACGGAAGTGTCTTCGGAGAGGGAGAGCACCAGCGGGAGTTCAGTGAGCAGTAGTGTCAGCACACTGAGTCACTACACAGAGAGTGTGGGAAGCGGAGAGATGGGAGCCCCTGCTGTGGTGGTGCAGCAGCAGccgcagccaccaccaccaccaccaccaggtctTCAAGGTGTGGCCCTCCAGCAGATAGATTTCAGTAGCCCTGGTCCACAGAGTATTGCAGCAGTTAGTATACCACAGAGTATTTCTCAGTCACAGATGTCACAAGTACAATTACAGCCTCAAGAGTTGAGCTTTCAGCAGAAGCCAGGTCTTCAGCCTGTACCTCTGCAAGCCACTATGAGTGCAGCCGCCGGTATCCAGCCTGCCTCCGTCAATGTGGTTGGTGTAACGTCAGCTGTAGGTCAACAGCCTTCCATTTCCAGTTTGGCTCAACCCCAACTGCCGTATTCTCAGACAAGTCCTCCAGTGCAAACTCCTCTTCCAGGGGCACCACCCCAACAGTTACAGTATGGGCAGCAGCAACCAGTGGTTTCTACACAGATAGCTGCAGGCCATGGCCAGTCAATGACTCAAAATCCTACTGCAGAGTATGTACAGCAGCAGCCAATTCTTCAGGTGGCGATGTCCTCTGGACAGTCCAGttctgcaggagcagcagcaggaacGTCAGGGATTCCTGTGGCTCAGCCACAGGGGATCCAACTGCCAGTGCAGCCCACAGCAGTACAAGCACAACCTGCAGGGGCATCTGGGCAGCCCATTGGCCAGGCTCAAACAGCAGTGTCTGCTGTACCAGCTGGCAGTCAAATTGCAAATATTGGTCAACAAGCAAACATGCCTACTGCAGTCCAGCAGCCATCTACCCAAGTTACACCTTCAGTTATCCAGCAAGGTGCTCCTCCATCTTCACAAGTAGTTCTACCTGCTGCAGCTGGCATTATTCATCAGGGAGTTCAAACTAGTGCTTCAAGCCTTCCTCAACAACTGGTTATCGCACCCCAGAGTACCTTGTTAACTGTGCCTCCCCAGCCGCAGGGAGTAGAAACAGTGGTTCAAGGAGTTGTTTCCCAGCAGTTGCCCGCAGGTAGTCCTTTGCCCTCTGCTAGTAGTGTTTCTGTTACAAATCAGGTTAGTTCAGCTGGTCCTGCTGGAATGCCTTCTGCCCCACCAAACTTAGTTCCACCACAGAATATAGCACAACCCCCGGCTACCCAAAATGGCAGTTTGGTTCAGAGTGTTAGTCAATCTCCCTTGATAGCCACTAACATAAATTTGCCTTTGGCACAGCAGATACCACTAAGTTCTACTCAGTTCTCTACACAATCATTAGCTCAGGCAATTGGAAGCCAAATCGAAGATCCCAGGCGCCCAGCGGAGCCCTCCTTAGTCGGCTTACCTCAGACTATCAGTGGTGACGGTGGGGGAATGTCAGCAGTTTCAGATGGGAGTAGCAGCAGCCTAGcagcctctgcttctctcttcccGTTGAAGGTGCTACCGCTGACAACACCCCTGGTGGATGGCGAGGACGAGAG